The following are from one region of the Cyanobium gracile PCC 6307 genome:
- a CDS encoding glucose-6-phosphate dehydrogenase assembly protein OpcA — MAPQLTLQAPLDLPPEEVNPYLHRLWTHDLEGSTGAATFTLVVWEPSWLEQQMVRIGRVDGPITGLLREELLEAARLAVPETGLPYSTAPMDPRLAWAIGQKEGHHRTEDLRGQFVESAISAHMPRRLITLAPTLDPGHPLETLVAAYCPLPEEGGAGAACGDVVVLRGGMGALKQSLDLIGSLVDDSLPCWVWWNSSLDEPSEMLEALAPVPRRLVIDSSLGEPRRCLDLMLARISAGQAVNDLNWLRLRTWRESLAMVFDPPSRRDALGHVVQLDIDVEGDHPVKGLLLAAWIADRLGWHLITSYAVEVDGPGPGITAEFERTDGVAVQFTLMPVPMGAPKTHPGAIVGMRLICEPQQRPPLCVILCSESGGCMRLESGGMASMELAEGVVPLPEESEEMEMARLLSGGHDSTSPLLAAAAPLAASLLPG, encoded by the coding sequence ATGGCTCCCCAGCTCACCCTCCAGGCCCCCCTCGATCTGCCGCCCGAGGAGGTCAACCCCTACCTGCACCGCCTCTGGACCCATGATCTGGAGGGCTCCACCGGGGCCGCCACCTTCACCCTGGTGGTGTGGGAGCCCTCCTGGCTGGAGCAGCAGATGGTGCGCATCGGCCGGGTCGACGGGCCGATCACCGGCCTGCTGCGCGAGGAGCTGCTGGAGGCGGCCCGCCTGGCCGTGCCCGAGACCGGTCTGCCGTACAGCACGGCACCCATGGATCCCCGCCTGGCCTGGGCCATCGGCCAGAAGGAGGGGCACCACCGCACCGAAGACCTGCGCGGCCAGTTCGTCGAGAGCGCCATCAGCGCCCACATGCCCCGGCGCCTGATCACCCTGGCCCCCACCCTCGACCCGGGCCATCCGCTCGAGACCCTGGTGGCGGCCTACTGCCCCCTGCCGGAGGAGGGGGGCGCCGGCGCCGCCTGCGGCGACGTGGTGGTGCTGCGCGGCGGCATGGGCGCCCTCAAGCAGAGCCTCGATCTGATCGGCTCCCTTGTGGACGACTCCCTGCCCTGCTGGGTGTGGTGGAACAGCAGCCTGGATGAGCCCTCCGAGATGCTGGAGGCCCTGGCGCCGGTGCCCCGGCGGCTGGTGATCGACAGCTCCCTCGGGGAGCCGCGCCGCTGCCTCGACCTGATGCTGGCCCGGATCAGCGCCGGTCAGGCCGTCAACGATCTCAACTGGCTGCGGCTGCGCACCTGGCGCGAATCCCTGGCCATGGTGTTCGATCCCCCGTCCCGCCGCGATGCCCTCGGCCACGTGGTGCAGCTCGACATCGATGTGGAGGGGGACCACCCGGTGAAGGGGCTGCTGCTGGCCGCCTGGATCGCCGACCGCCTCGGCTGGCACCTGATCACCAGCTACGCGGTGGAGGTGGACGGGCCGGGCCCGGGGATCACGGCGGAGTTCGAGCGCACCGACGGGGTGGCGGTCCAGTTCACCCTGATGCCCGTGCCCATGGGCGCGCCCAAGACCCACCCCGGCGCCATCGTCGGCATGCGGCTGATCTGCGAACCCCAGCAGCGCCCGCCCCTGTGCGTGATTCTCTGCTCCGAGTCCGGCGGCTGCATGCGGCTGGAGTCCGGTGGCATGGCCAGCATGGAGCTGGCGGAGGGGGTGGTACCCCTGCCGGAGGAGAGCGAGGAGATGGAGATGGCCCGCCTGCTCTCGGGGGGCCACGATTCCACCTCACCGCTGCTGGCGGCGGCCGCCCCGCTGGCGGCGAGCCTGCTGCCAGGCTGA
- a CDS encoding cobyrinate a,c-diamide synthase yields MSCLIAAPCSGSGKTLLSLSLAAVARARGETIQPFKVGPDYLDPQLLGAVAGRPCRNLDPLLCGEEWVRRSYRWHGGRAGRVLVEGVMGLFDGRGAGSEGSSAAVAALLGLPVVLVVEASRQAGSLAALVRGFRDHGPPRVTLAGVVLNRVGSERHRRLLAEALAAIEVPLLGVLPSHPSLELPSRHLGLLTPGELGDLGERQRIWAALAEEHLDLARLWPLLAPPAPAPERRDPIRWCLDEVPPEPAAAGAAAGSALGDGAGGAGTPLPVAIASDAAFHFRYPEAQELLQACGLSPVPWSPLADDPLPPDCRAVLLPGGYPELHAARLAASRRSLGSLRAAARGGLPIVAECGGLLLLGRELEDPDGLPHPMAGLLPFRARRGPLSLGYRQAVPEVDGLLVRRGESLCGHEFHRWQLLPQPSGGDVLAEAQSLWQLEGWGSPGRIEGWSAPTVHATWLHLHWAGCPAIPSRLARSAASAVPLPRNAVSCNPVSG; encoded by the coding sequence ATGAGCTGCCTGATCGCGGCCCCCTGCAGCGGCAGCGGCAAGACCCTGCTGAGCCTCAGCCTGGCGGCCGTGGCCCGGGCGCGGGGGGAGACCATCCAGCCCTTCAAGGTGGGACCCGACTACCTCGACCCCCAGCTGCTGGGGGCGGTGGCGGGCCGGCCCTGCCGCAACCTCGATCCGCTGCTCTGCGGCGAGGAGTGGGTGCGGCGCAGCTACCGCTGGCATGGCGGCCGGGCCGGACGGGTGCTGGTGGAGGGGGTGATGGGCCTGTTCGACGGCCGCGGGGCCGGCAGTGAGGGCAGCTCCGCCGCCGTGGCCGCCCTGCTGGGGCTGCCGGTGGTGCTGGTGGTGGAAGCGTCGCGCCAGGCCGGCAGCCTGGCGGCCCTAGTGCGCGGCTTCCGCGACCACGGCCCGCCCCGGGTGACCCTGGCCGGGGTGGTGCTGAATCGGGTCGGAAGCGAACGGCACCGGCGCCTCCTGGCCGAGGCCCTGGCCGCCATCGAGGTGCCCCTGCTGGGGGTGCTGCCCAGCCACCCCAGCCTGGAGCTGCCCTCCCGCCACCTGGGCCTGCTCACCCCCGGGGAGCTGGGGGATCTGGGCGAACGCCAGCGGATCTGGGCCGCTCTGGCCGAGGAGCACCTCGACCTGGCGCGGCTGTGGCCGCTGCTGGCGCCGCCGGCGCCGGCTCCGGAACGGCGTGATCCGATCCGCTGGTGCCTCGACGAGGTCCCGCCGGAGCCGGCCGCCGCCGGGGCTGCGGCGGGGTCCGCCCTGGGTGATGGAGCCGGCGGGGCCGGAACCCCCCTGCCCGTGGCGATCGCCAGCGATGCCGCCTTCCATTTCCGCTACCCGGAAGCCCAGGAGCTGCTGCAGGCCTGCGGCCTCAGCCCCGTGCCCTGGAGCCCCCTGGCCGACGATCCCCTGCCGCCGGACTGCCGGGCGGTGCTGCTGCCCGGCGGCTACCCCGAACTCCATGCTGCCCGCCTGGCGGCCAGCCGCCGCAGCCTCGGATCCCTGCGGGCCGCCGCCCGGGGCGGCCTGCCGATCGTGGCCGAGTGCGGCGGCCTGCTGCTGCTGGGTCGGGAGCTGGAGGATCCGGACGGCCTGCCCCACCCCATGGCCGGGCTGCTCCCCTTCCGCGCCCGCCGGGGGCCCCTCAGCCTCGGCTACCGCCAGGCGGTGCCGGAGGTTGACGGGCTGCTGGTGCGCCGCGGTGAATCCCTCTGCGGCCATGAGTTCCACCGCTGGCAGCTGCTGCCCCAGCCCTCCGGCGGCGACGTGTTGGCAGAGGCCCAGAGCCTGTGGCAACTTGAAGGCTGGGGATCACCCGGGAGGATCGAAGGATGGAGCGCCCCGACCGTTCACGCCACCTGGCTGCACCTCCACTGGGCTGGATGCCCGGCGATTCCCTCGAGACTGGCCAGATCCGCCGCCAGCGCCGTGCCGCTGCCGAGGAACGCCGTTTCCTGCAACCCAGTCTCCGGGTGA
- a CDS encoding acylphosphatase, giving the protein MTATPQERWRMSVRGLVQGVGYRLGCRQKAIDLGLSGWVRNRPDGSVEVEAEGLPDRLVELRLWCEKGPQGAQVSGVTSGQVAVAGTDWFEIRP; this is encoded by the coding sequence GTGACGGCCACGCCCCAGGAGCGCTGGCGCATGAGCGTGCGCGGTCTGGTGCAGGGGGTGGGTTACCGGCTGGGTTGCCGCCAGAAGGCCATCGACCTGGGCCTCAGCGGCTGGGTGCGCAACCGTCCCGACGGTTCGGTGGAGGTGGAGGCCGAGGGGCTGCCGGACCGCCTGGTGGAACTGCGCCTCTGGTGCGAGAAGGGTCCCCAGGGTGCCCAGGTGAGTGGCGTCACCAGCGGCCAGGTGGCCGTGGCGGGCACCGACTGGTTCGAGATCCGCCCCTGA
- a CDS encoding GAP family protein yields MPTPSLWSELFGFGLAISFSPLHIGLLLLILLGPSPLRRGSWFVFGWLLTSAAAIALLLTVGHGLLLTMERGTDQRTGLDLLGAGGLLALGLNGLLNSRQGGGPPGWTRRLDGFCALPLPLLLGLSAAVQVSSPDDLFLYARTAASLLEAGLSRPREVLTTAVFSLFSGTLLLLPLAGLVLVGQERLLPVLQAGKLWLFDNAELIVAALCFGLAVYLGWQGVEGLRAG; encoded by the coding sequence ATGCCGACCCCCAGCCTCTGGAGCGAACTGTTCGGATTCGGCCTGGCGATCAGCTTCAGTCCGCTGCACATCGGCCTGCTGCTGCTGATCCTGCTGGGCCCCAGCCCGCTCCGCCGGGGCAGCTGGTTCGTGTTCGGCTGGCTTCTCACCTCCGCGGCGGCCATCGCCCTGCTGCTGACCGTCGGCCACGGCCTGCTGCTCACCATGGAGCGGGGCACCGACCAGCGCACCGGCCTCGACCTGCTGGGGGCGGGCGGACTGCTGGCCCTCGGCCTCAACGGCCTGCTCAACAGCCGCCAGGGGGGCGGCCCCCCCGGCTGGACCCGCCGGCTGGATGGCTTCTGCGCCCTGCCCCTGCCGCTCCTGCTCGGCCTCAGCGCCGCCGTGCAGGTGTCGAGCCCCGACGACCTGTTCCTCTATGCCAGGACCGCCGCCAGCCTGCTGGAGGCTGGGCTGAGCCGGCCCAGGGAGGTGCTGACCACGGCGGTCTTCAGCCTGTTCTCCGGCACCCTGCTGCTGCTGCCCCTGGCTGGACTGGTGCTGGTGGGACAGGAGCGGCTGCTGCCGGTGCTCCAGGCGGGCAAGCTCTGGCTGTTTGACAACGCCGAACTGATCGTGGCGGCCCTCTGCTTCGGCCTCGCCGTCTACCTGGGCTGGCAGGGGGTGGAAGGACTGCGGGCGGGGTGA
- a CDS encoding AAA family ATPase, producing the protein MSDHAGLSDDQQQAAAAFAAWLEAPADGVPFVLEGYAGTGKTFLSMRFLAQAERAGLCWTVVAPTHKAVGVLRHHLALAGLHPTWYPSTIHRLLRLKLKRQGDRERCEETLQTALALENLALVLVDEASMVDGGLLEITLRCAQAYRTRLVFVGDPAQLPPVGEERSPVFALGRARRVALTHVVRHGGPVLRLAGGLREGALPCRRPPLLDPVRTAEGRVSLLGRTDWLAAAQAGLRRSAEADDPDLARILCYTNRSLERLVPIARRALHGAMADQLPVLPGEVLITRTAVMAPACREGDAAAEEPDLLLGSNRELVVRDVRPDRCDLAEFGVDASLGAAVIDTLTATVEAGEAQLNLRLLPPIGSAARACLDRVLEGLRLQAREAGQKDGKALWRRFFLVRDAFASLGPAAVLTVHRSQGSTFGEVFIDEDVFWPRDQPLRQRLVYVAVSRASQAVTLMAGAADAGERERWDRWLRDTGDAASRA; encoded by the coding sequence GTGAGCGATCACGCCGGCCTGAGCGACGACCAGCAGCAGGCGGCCGCCGCCTTCGCCGCCTGGCTGGAGGCGCCGGCCGATGGGGTGCCGTTCGTGCTGGAGGGCTACGCGGGCACCGGCAAGACCTTCCTGTCGATGCGGTTCCTGGCCCAGGCGGAGCGGGCCGGCCTCTGCTGGACGGTGGTCGCCCCCACCCACAAGGCGGTGGGCGTGCTGCGCCACCACCTCGCCCTGGCGGGTCTGCACCCCACCTGGTACCCCTCCACCATCCACCGCCTGCTGCGACTCAAGCTGAAGCGCCAGGGGGACCGGGAGCGCTGCGAGGAGACCCTGCAGACCGCCCTGGCCCTGGAGAACCTGGCTCTGGTGCTGGTCGACGAGGCCTCCATGGTGGACGGCGGCCTGCTGGAGATCACCCTGCGCTGCGCCCAGGCCTACCGCACCCGGCTGGTGTTCGTGGGGGATCCGGCCCAGCTGCCGCCGGTGGGGGAGGAGCGCAGTCCGGTGTTCGCCCTGGGACGGGCCCGGCGGGTGGCCCTGACCCACGTGGTCCGCCATGGGGGGCCGGTGCTGCGCCTGGCCGGCGGCCTGCGGGAAGGGGCCCTGCCCTGCCGCCGGCCGCCGCTGCTGGATCCGGTGCGCACCGCCGAGGGCCGGGTGTCGCTGCTGGGGCGGACCGACTGGCTGGCGGCCGCCCAGGCGGGCCTGCGCCGCAGCGCCGAAGCCGACGATCCCGACCTGGCCCGGATCCTCTGCTACACGAACCGCTCCCTGGAGCGGCTGGTGCCGATCGCCCGTCGTGCCCTGCATGGCGCCATGGCCGACCAGCTGCCGGTGCTGCCCGGCGAGGTGCTCATCACCCGCACGGCCGTGATGGCGCCGGCCTGCCGGGAAGGGGACGCCGCCGCCGAGGAGCCGGACCTGCTGCTGGGCAGCAACCGGGAGCTGGTGGTGCGGGACGTGCGGCCCGACCGCTGCGATCTGGCCGAGTTCGGCGTCGATGCCTCCCTCGGCGCGGCGGTGATCGACACCCTGACCGCCACCGTGGAGGCGGGGGAGGCCCAGCTCAACCTGCGCCTGCTGCCGCCGATCGGCAGCGCAGCGCGGGCCTGCCTGGACAGGGTGCTGGAGGGGCTGCGGCTGCAGGCCCGGGAGGCGGGCCAGAAGGACGGCAAGGCCCTCTGGCGCCGCTTCTTCCTGGTCCGCGATGCCTTCGCCTCCCTCGGGCCGGCGGCCGTGCTCACCGTCCACCGCAGCCAGGGCAGCACCTTCGGCGAGGTGTTCATCGACGAAGACGTCTTCTGGCCCCGGGACCAGCCACTGCGCCAGCGGCTGGTCTACGTGGCGGTGAGCCGGGCCAGCCAGGCGGTGACCCTGATGGCGGGGGCCGCGGACGCTGGCGAGCGGGAGCGCTGGGACCGCTGGCTCCGGGACACCGGCGACGCCGCCAGCAGGGCCTGA
- a CDS encoding divergent PAP2 family protein, which produces MSETIAALDALGELLANGVLAWGLAACGVAQLSKLLIELVVHRRWRPAVLVETGGMPSSHSSLMTGTAAGLGWELGFADPLFALAAVLCFIVLYDASGVRRAAGLTAQRVNGLPDGLWDTHPQDGPSEGPPLLRPLKENLGHTRPEVLVGSLIGPLVALPGLALLGSPLQIAQGAGWLPLG; this is translated from the coding sequence ATGAGCGAGACCATCGCTGCACTGGATGCCCTCGGCGAGCTGCTGGCCAACGGCGTGCTCGCCTGGGGCCTGGCCGCCTGCGGCGTGGCCCAGCTCTCCAAGCTGCTGATCGAGCTGGTGGTCCATCGCCGCTGGCGCCCGGCGGTGCTGGTCGAGACGGGCGGCATGCCGTCGAGCCATTCCTCCCTGATGACGGGCACCGCCGCGGGCCTGGGCTGGGAGCTGGGGTTCGCCGATCCCCTGTTCGCCCTGGCGGCCGTGCTCTGCTTCATCGTCCTCTACGACGCCAGCGGCGTGCGGCGGGCGGCCGGACTGACGGCCCAGCGCGTGAACGGGCTCCCCGACGGTCTCTGGGACACCCATCCCCAGGACGGGCCGTCGGAGGGCCCCCCGCTGCTGCGCCCCCTGAAGGAGAACCTCGGCCACACCCGCCCGGAGGTGCTGGTCGGCAGCCTGATCGGGCCCTTGGTGGCACTGCCGGGCCTGGCCCTGCTGGGCTCCCCCTTGCAGATCGCCCAGGGCGCCGGCTGGCTGCCGCTGGGGTGA
- the crtE gene encoding geranylgeranyl diphosphate synthase CrtE encodes MAPAVSTAFDFTAYLEAARWRVEAALESALGPERPESLREAMRYSLLAGGKRLRPILTLAACELAGGDADLAMPTAVAMEMIHTMSLIHDDLPAMDNDDLRRGRPTNHKVYGEAKAILAGDALLTRAFEMVALRSPGVPAERLLQVVGELSLASGAPGLVGGQVVDLECEARQVDLDTLEYIHLHKTGALLRACVISGALIAGASEELLTALRTYARGIGLAFQIIDDILDVTASSDVLGKTAGKDLAADKTTYPKLLGLEESRRRADALVGEAKAVLEPWSAKAAPLLALADYITSRDR; translated from the coding sequence ATGGCCCCGGCGGTGAGCACGGCTTTCGACTTCACCGCCTATCTGGAGGCGGCCCGCTGGCGGGTGGAGGCCGCCCTGGAGAGTGCCCTCGGTCCCGAGCGGCCCGAGTCGCTGCGGGAGGCGATGCGCTACTCCCTGCTGGCGGGCGGCAAACGCCTGCGGCCGATCCTCACCCTGGCGGCCTGCGAGCTGGCGGGCGGCGACGCCGACCTGGCCATGCCCACGGCGGTGGCGATGGAGATGATCCACACCATGTCGCTCATCCATGACGACCTGCCCGCCATGGACAACGACGACCTGCGCCGCGGCCGGCCCACCAACCACAAGGTGTACGGCGAGGCCAAGGCCATCCTGGCCGGCGACGCCCTGCTGACCCGCGCCTTCGAGATGGTGGCCCTGCGCAGCCCGGGGGTTCCCGCCGAACGGCTGCTCCAGGTGGTGGGCGAGCTGTCCCTGGCCTCCGGCGCCCCCGGCCTGGTGGGCGGCCAGGTGGTGGACCTGGAGTGCGAGGCCCGCCAGGTGGACCTCGACACCCTCGAATACATCCATCTCCACAAGACCGGCGCCCTGCTGCGGGCCTGCGTGATCTCGGGCGCCCTGATCGCCGGGGCCTCCGAGGAGCTGCTGACGGCCCTGCGCACCTACGCCCGCGGCATCGGCCTGGCCTTCCAGATCATCGACGACATCCTCGATGTCACCGCCAGCAGCGATGTGCTGGGCAAGACGGCGGGCAAGGACCTGGCCGCCGACAAGACCACCTACCCCAAGCTGCTGGGCCTGGAGGAGTCGCGCCGGCGCGCCGATGCCCTGGTGGGCGAAGCCAAGGCGGTGCTGGAGCCGTGGAGCGCCAAGGCCGCCCCCCTGCTGGCCCTGGCCGACTACATCACCAGTCGCGACCGATGA
- the folD gene encoding bifunctional methylenetetrahydrofolate dehydrogenase/methenyltetrahydrofolate cyclohydrolase FolD, translating into MATLLDGRRLAAAIEERLNAVIADGLAVAGRPPGLAVLRVGDDPASGVYVANKEKACRRVGIRSHGDHLAADTPAGEVLALIGRLNADPTVDGILLQLPLPQGLDEGPLLAAIDPDKDADGLHTLNLGRLLKGERGPRSCTPAGVMALLRTAAVPIAGARAVVVGRSILVGKPMALMLQAADATVTMAHSRTHHLAEVTQEAEILVVAAGRPQLIGAQHVRQGAVVVDVGIHRLEGRLCGDVNYETVEPLAAAITPVPGGVGPMTVAMLLVNTVLAWCERHGLDTSELADLRH; encoded by the coding sequence ATGGCCACCCTTCTCGATGGCAGGCGACTGGCGGCGGCGATCGAGGAACGGCTGAACGCCGTGATCGCCGATGGGCTGGCTGTGGCGGGACGGCCCCCCGGTCTGGCCGTACTGCGGGTGGGGGACGACCCCGCCAGCGGCGTCTACGTGGCCAACAAGGAGAAGGCCTGTCGCCGTGTCGGCATCCGCAGCCACGGGGACCATCTGGCGGCGGACACCCCGGCCGGGGAGGTGCTGGCCCTGATCGGGCGCCTCAATGCCGACCCGACGGTCGACGGCATCCTGCTGCAGCTGCCCCTGCCGCAGGGCCTCGATGAGGGGCCGCTGCTGGCGGCGATCGACCCGGACAAGGACGCCGATGGTCTGCACACCCTCAACCTGGGGCGCCTCCTCAAGGGGGAGCGGGGGCCGCGCAGCTGCACACCGGCCGGGGTGATGGCCCTGCTCAGGACTGCCGCCGTGCCGATTGCCGGCGCCCGGGCCGTGGTGGTCGGCCGCAGCATCCTGGTGGGCAAGCCGATGGCCCTGATGCTCCAGGCCGCCGATGCCACCGTCACCATGGCCCATTCGCGCACCCATCATCTGGCCGAGGTGACCCAGGAGGCCGAGATCCTGGTGGTGGCGGCCGGCCGCCCCCAGCTGATCGGCGCCCAGCACGTCCGACAGGGAGCGGTGGTGGTGGACGTGGGCATCCACCGGCTGGAGGGCCGGCTCTGCGGTGATGTGAACTACGAAACGGTCGAGCCGCTGGCGGCGGCGATCACGCCGGTGCCCGGTGGGGTGGGGCCGATGACGGTGGCGATGCTGCTGGTCAACACCGTGCTGGCCTGGTGCGAGCGCCACGGGCTGGACACGTCGGAGCTGGCTGATCTGCGGCACTGA
- a CDS encoding HDIG domain-containing metalloprotein, whose translation MRFGLRRIRGLWRHLLRLERPRQALVAWRPGGGLPVLLLCLLVALLSSWPWLVEPNLRPGMPAPFTARAPTDATVIDSTDLEQRRSQMLPRSQIQVVDPQASEALVQQLELRLQRVRQTVADDQPRPDSLNLTEQERRWLMGLTPPELMRWKVSLRRAQQRMLSQGVVASLSEGQLLTAAELQLQDLSPPARSLGSRLLAASLQGRTNLRSDSFLSQRRIEDLLTRQGLPTIRVRKNDLITRQGEPISPQAFDVLEHFDLVNHRPRPVAWLGRFSEALAACGVMLLVMRRWRASLEPRQALLTLAMLVLVQGCKLWLGSQVSPLALLVPPTLLLSQGLGTAAGLAWLAVAAMLWPVPVEGLLVPQLGVAAVVAAVAAVLAGRQRNRAQLLQLALLLPVGAVLLQWLLIHLFHLHSFEASAGPFSGTDLLQEALLVAGLLMAGLLLAPLVESFFGLLTRARLMELADLERPLLRRLSMEAPGTFEHTLMICGLAEEGARAIQADVDLIRTGALYHDVGKLHGPQWFIENQEQGANPHDELDDPFASAAILQAHVDEGLKLARRYRLPRPLADFIPEHQGRLKMGYFLHQAKERDPSVREEQFRYRGPAPRSRETAILMLADGCEAALRSLPPGTTEAEARAMVRRLVEARQNDGQLDGSGISRAELELVIRAFVRVWKRMRHRRIPYPIPPRKAFSA comes from the coding sequence ATGAGATTCGGGCTGCGGCGGATCAGGGGTTTGTGGCGCCACTTGCTGCGGCTCGAGCGTCCCCGCCAGGCCCTGGTGGCCTGGCGCCCCGGGGGCGGCCTGCCGGTGCTGCTGCTCTGCCTTCTGGTGGCCCTGCTCTCCAGCTGGCCCTGGCTGGTGGAGCCGAACCTGCGTCCCGGCATGCCGGCGCCCTTCACGGCCCGCGCCCCCACCGACGCGACGGTGATCGACAGCACCGACCTGGAGCAGCGCCGCAGCCAGATGCTGCCCCGCAGCCAGATCCAGGTGGTCGACCCCCAGGCCAGTGAAGCCCTGGTGCAGCAGCTGGAGCTGCGGCTGCAGCGGGTGCGCCAGACGGTTGCCGACGACCAGCCCCGGCCCGATTCCCTCAATCTCACCGAACAGGAGCGCCGCTGGCTGATGGGGCTGACTCCCCCTGAGCTGATGCGCTGGAAGGTCTCCCTGCGACGGGCCCAGCAGCGGATGCTCAGCCAGGGCGTCGTCGCCAGCCTCTCCGAGGGCCAGCTGCTCACAGCCGCGGAGCTCCAGCTGCAGGACCTCTCGCCCCCCGCCCGCAGCCTGGGCAGCCGCCTGCTGGCCGCCAGCCTGCAGGGCCGCACCAACCTCCGCAGCGACAGCTTTCTCAGCCAGCGCCGCATCGAGGACCTGCTCACCCGCCAGGGGCTGCCCACGATCCGGGTGCGCAAGAACGACCTGATCACCCGGCAGGGGGAGCCGATCAGCCCCCAGGCCTTCGATGTGCTCGAGCACTTCGATCTGGTCAACCATCGCCCCCGGCCCGTGGCCTGGCTGGGCCGCTTCAGTGAGGCCCTCGCCGCCTGCGGGGTGATGCTGCTGGTGATGCGCCGCTGGCGCGCCAGCCTCGAGCCGCGCCAGGCCCTGCTGACCCTGGCGATGCTGGTGCTGGTGCAGGGGTGCAAACTCTGGCTCGGCAGTCAGGTCAGCCCCCTGGCCCTGCTGGTTCCCCCCACCCTGCTGCTCTCCCAGGGGCTGGGCACGGCCGCCGGCCTGGCCTGGCTGGCCGTGGCCGCCATGCTCTGGCCGGTCCCCGTCGAGGGCCTGCTGGTGCCCCAGCTGGGGGTGGCGGCGGTGGTGGCCGCCGTTGCGGCGGTGCTGGCGGGGCGGCAGCGCAACCGGGCCCAGCTGCTGCAGCTGGCCCTGCTCCTGCCCGTTGGCGCGGTTCTGCTGCAGTGGCTGCTGATCCACCTGTTCCATCTGCACAGCTTCGAGGCCTCCGCGGGGCCGTTCAGCGGCACGGATCTGCTGCAGGAGGCCCTGCTGGTGGCGGGACTGCTGATGGCGGGACTGCTGCTGGCACCGCTGGTGGAGAGCTTCTTCGGCCTGCTCACCCGGGCCCGGCTGATGGAGCTGGCCGATCTGGAGCGGCCGCTGCTGCGGCGCCTCTCGATGGAGGCCCCGGGCACCTTCGAGCACACCCTGATGATCTGCGGCCTGGCCGAGGAGGGGGCCCGCGCCATCCAGGCCGATGTGGACCTGATCCGAACCGGCGCCCTGTACCACGACGTCGGCAAGCTGCATGGCCCCCAGTGGTTCATCGAGAACCAGGAGCAGGGGGCCAATCCCCACGATGAACTGGACGATCCCTTCGCCAGTGCCGCCATTCTCCAGGCCCATGTCGACGAAGGGCTCAAGCTGGCCCGCCGCTACCGGCTGCCCCGCCCCCTGGCCGATTTCATCCCCGAGCACCAGGGCCGGCTGAAGATGGGCTACTTCCTCCACCAGGCCAAGGAGCGGGACCCTTCGGTGCGGGAGGAGCAGTTCCGCTACCGCGGTCCGGCGCCCCGCAGCCGGGAGACGGCGATCCTGATGCTGGCCGACGGCTGCGAGGCGGCCCTGCGCTCTCTGCCGCCGGGCACCACCGAAGCCGAGGCCCGGGCCATGGTCCGGCGGCTGGTGGAGGCCCGCCAGAACGACGGCCAGCTCGACGGCAGCGGCATCTCCCGGGCGGAGCTGGAGCTGGTGATCCGCGCCTTCGTGCGGGTCTGGAAGCGCATGCGCCACCGGCGCATTCCCTACCCCATCCCCCCTCGCAAGGCCTTCAGCGCCTGA
- a CDS encoding FluC/FEX family fluoride channel: MAPSPSESPPSLRREARDLLLVAAGAVPGALLRWRLEDLGKGWEGLPNGLIEADLVANLIGTFLIGVIAAQRPPRPRLLLLGAIGFCGSLTTFSSWMLEISLALRRGRADEALAVVLVSLLGGLAVVTLGLVVGRSLGRLRLRR; this comes from the coding sequence ATGGCGCCATCCCCGAGCGAAAGCCCCCCCAGCCTGCGCCGAGAGGCCCGGGACCTGCTGCTGGTGGCGGCGGGCGCGGTGCCCGGTGCCCTGCTGCGCTGGCGCCTGGAGGACCTGGGCAAGGGCTGGGAGGGTCTTCCCAACGGGCTGATCGAGGCCGACCTGGTGGCCAACCTGATCGGCACCTTCCTGATCGGTGTGATCGCCGCCCAGCGTCCCCCCCGGCCCCGGCTGCTGCTGCTCGGCGCCATCGGCTTCTGCGGCTCGCTCACCACCTTCAGCAGCTGGATGCTGGAGATCAGCCTGGCGCTGCGGCGCGGACGCGCCGATGAAGCGCTCGCTGTGGTGCTGGTCAGCCTGCTGGGGGGCCTGGCGGTCGTGACGCTGGGGCTGGTGGTGGGCCGGTCGCTGGGGCGCTTGCGACTCAGGCGCTGA
- a CDS encoding FluC/FEX family fluoride channel encodes MDNDALFVAIGAVPGAWLRFRVVNHFEPMLPRKHWGTFGVNLIACFAIGLLVSLEASCGGAAGRTLLLLGTGFLGSFSTFSTWIAELHETLHRQQRREAVLLCGGSVLGGLLAAGAGLAIGGS; translated from the coding sequence ATGGACAACGACGCCCTGTTCGTCGCGATCGGCGCGGTGCCGGGGGCCTGGCTGCGCTTCCGGGTGGTCAACCACTTCGAGCCGATGCTGCCCCGCAAGCACTGGGGCACCTTCGGCGTGAACCTGATCGCCTGCTTCGCCATCGGCCTGCTGGTGAGCCTGGAGGCCAGCTGCGGCGGGGCAGCCGGTCGCACCCTGCTGCTGCTGGGCACGGGCTTCCTGGGCAGCTTCAGCACCTTCTCCACCTGGATCGCCGAACTGCACGAGACCCTCCACCGCCAGCAGCGCCGCGAGGCCGTCCTGCTCTGCGGCGGCTCGGTGCTGGGGGGCCTGCTGGCCGCGGGTGCCGGCCTGGCCATCGGCGGCAGCTAG